A single Corynebacterium stationis DNA region contains:
- the leuS gene encoding leucine--tRNA ligase, with protein sequence MTNPSETTTHRYTPELATEIEQRWQKYWIDNGTFDAANPVGKLATDKPLPKDKLFVQDMFPYPSGAGLHVGHPLGYIATDVFARYNRMLGKNVLHTLGYDAFGLPAEQYAIQTGTHPRTTTMANIENMRRQLGMLGLGHDQRRSVATTDPEFYKWTQWIFLQIYNAWFDEDQNKARPVSELIAELEAGSRTTKDGAVYNDLSKAEQAKAVDEFRLVYLSNSTVNWCPGLGTVLANEEVTADGRSDRGNFPVFRKNLSQWMMRITAYSDRLLDDLELLDWSDKVKSMQRNWIGRSRGAEVTFDAQGHDIRVFTTRPDTLFGAEYMVLAPEHELVKELASTEDYGADINTKWTYGKSNPQDAIAAYLKDIASKTELERQENKEKTGVFIGAYATNPVNGKQIPIFIGDYVLMGYGTGAIMAVPAHDTRDYEFATEFELPITEVVSGGDITEEAYTGEGTVVNSANDEGLDINGLSKSDAIAKTIEWLESKDLGVEKIQYKLRDWLFARQRYWGEPFPIVYDEEGQAHALPESMLPIELPEVEDYQPVSFDPDDADSEPQPPLAKAKEWIAVELDLGEGTKTYYRDANVMPQWAGSSFYQLRYIDPVNDEAVVDIENERYWTGPQPDVHGPNDPGGVDLYVGGVEHAVLHLLYSRFWHKVLYDLGHVTSKEPYRRLYNQGYIQAYAYTDSRGIYVPAAEVEEKDGKFFYNGEEVNQEYGKMGKSLKNAIGPDDFCEEFGADTLRVYEMSMGPLDTSRPWATKDVVGAQRFLQRLWRLVVDETTGEITVSDAELSDEDLKQLHRTVAGIRDDYDHLRANTAVAKLIEYTNYLTKNYGKSVPRAAIEPALIMTAPVAPHIAEELWNKLGHEDTITFVDFPTFDEQWLKDDEIEIPIQVMGKVKSRVSVPADADQETVLAAALADEKIVALTDGKTVVKKIYVPGRMVNLVVK encoded by the coding sequence ATGACGAACCCTAGTGAAACCACTACGCACCGCTATACCCCGGAACTGGCGACTGAGATTGAACAGCGCTGGCAGAAGTACTGGATTGATAACGGCACTTTTGATGCTGCCAACCCAGTAGGGAAGTTAGCCACCGATAAGCCATTGCCGAAGGACAAGCTCTTTGTGCAGGACATGTTCCCTTATCCTTCCGGTGCGGGTCTTCACGTTGGTCACCCACTGGGTTATATCGCAACTGACGTCTTTGCGCGCTATAACCGCATGCTGGGCAAGAACGTTTTGCACACTTTGGGTTATGACGCTTTCGGTCTGCCAGCGGAGCAGTACGCTATTCAAACTGGTACGCACCCACGCACGACCACGATGGCGAATATTGAAAACATGCGCCGTCAGCTGGGCATGCTGGGCTTGGGTCATGACCAGCGCCGTTCGGTTGCAACCACGGATCCAGAATTTTATAAGTGGACGCAGTGGATCTTCCTGCAGATTTACAACGCTTGGTTCGATGAGGATCAGAACAAGGCGCGTCCAGTTTCTGAACTGATCGCAGAATTAGAAGCAGGCTCCCGCACCACCAAGGATGGCGCTGTTTACAACGACTTGTCCAAGGCTGAGCAGGCTAAGGCTGTCGATGAGTTCCGCCTGGTTTACTTGTCTAACTCCACCGTGAACTGGTGCCCGGGTCTGGGTACGGTTTTGGCGAATGAGGAAGTTACTGCTGATGGCCGTTCTGACCGCGGCAATTTCCCAGTCTTCCGCAAGAACTTGAGCCAGTGGATGATGCGCATTACCGCGTACTCCGATCGCCTGTTGGATGATCTGGAGCTGCTGGATTGGTCGGACAAGGTCAAGTCCATGCAGCGCAACTGGATTGGCCGTTCCCGCGGTGCAGAAGTTACTTTCGATGCCCAGGGCCACGACATCCGCGTATTTACCACGCGTCCTGACACCCTGTTTGGTGCTGAGTACATGGTGCTGGCTCCTGAGCACGAGCTGGTGAAGGAACTGGCAAGCACCGAAGATTACGGTGCGGATATCAACACCAAGTGGACCTATGGCAAGAGCAACCCGCAGGATGCTATCGCGGCTTACCTGAAGGACATCGCGTCCAAGACTGAGCTGGAGCGTCAGGAAAACAAGGAAAAGACCGGTGTATTCATCGGCGCTTATGCCACCAACCCGGTCAATGGCAAGCAGATCCCAATCTTCATTGGTGACTATGTGCTGATGGGCTACGGTACCGGCGCGATTATGGCTGTGCCAGCGCACGATACCCGTGACTACGAGTTTGCTACTGAGTTTGAACTGCCGATCACCGAGGTTGTTTCCGGTGGCGACATCACCGAAGAGGCATACACCGGTGAAGGCACCGTGGTGAACTCCGCGAACGATGAGGGCCTGGACATCAATGGTCTGAGCAAGTCCGATGCCATCGCCAAGACCATTGAGTGGTTGGAGTCCAAGGACTTAGGCGTTGAGAAGATCCAGTACAAGCTGCGCGACTGGCTCTTTGCCCGCCAGCGCTACTGGGGCGAGCCTTTCCCAATCGTCTACGACGAGGAAGGCCAGGCACACGCGCTGCCTGAGTCGATGCTGCCGATTGAGCTGCCAGAGGTTGAGGACTACCAGCCGGTGTCCTTCGATCCGGATGATGCTGATTCTGAGCCACAGCCACCATTGGCGAAGGCCAAGGAGTGGATTGCGGTTGAACTCGACCTGGGTGAGGGAACCAAGACCTACTACCGTGACGCGAACGTCATGCCGCAGTGGGCAGGTTCTTCCTTCTACCAGCTGCGCTACATTGACCCGGTCAATGATGAGGCAGTAGTAGATATTGAAAATGAGCGTTACTGGACTGGTCCACAGCCAGACGTTCACGGCCCGAATGATCCAGGTGGCGTTGACCTGTACGTCGGCGGTGTGGAGCACGCCGTGCTGCACTTGCTGTACTCGCGTTTCTGGCACAAGGTGCTCTATGACTTGGGCCATGTCACCTCCAAGGAGCCATACCGTCGCCTGTACAACCAGGGCTACATCCAGGCTTATGCCTACACCGATTCTCGTGGCATCTACGTACCAGCAGCCGAGGTAGAGGAGAAGGACGGCAAGTTCTTCTACAACGGTGAAGAGGTCAACCAGGAATACGGCAAGATGGGTAAGTCGCTGAAGAACGCGATTGGCCCGGATGATTTCTGCGAGGAATTTGGCGCGGACACCCTGCGTGTTTACGAGATGTCCATGGGGCCTTTGGATACGTCTCGTCCATGGGCAACCAAGGATGTTGTCGGTGCGCAGCGCTTCTTGCAGCGTCTCTGGCGTCTGGTCGTCGATGAGACCACCGGTGAAATCACGGTCTCGGACGCAGAGCTTTCCGATGAAGACTTGAAGCAACTGCACCGCACCGTCGCCGGAATTCGTGATGACTACGACCACCTACGCGCGAATACCGCTGTGGCGAAGTTGATTGAGTACACCAACTATCTCACCAAGAACTACGGCAAGAGTGTTCCACGTGCCGCAATTGAGCCAGCATTGATCATGACTGCGCCGGTTGCGCCGCACATCGCGGAGGAGCTGTGGAACAAGCTCGGCCACGAGGACACCATCACCTTCGTTGACTTCCCAACTTTTGATGAGCAATGGCTCAAGGACGATGAGATTGAGATTCCAATCCAGGTCATGGGCAAGGTCAAGTCCCGCGTTTCCGTGCCAGCAGATGCCGATCAGGAAACGGTGCTGGCCGCCGCGCTTGCCGATGAAAAGATCGTCGCGCTTACCGATGGCAAGACCGTGGTCAAGAAGATTTACGTCCCTGGACGCATGGTTAACCTGGTCGTGAAGTAA
- a CDS encoding HNH endonuclease signature motif containing protein, translating into MADNFYAVNNLSQPLAQLYTAARYAEYEAWLKLIPELEEDFELVSEQCARHYGQSVKVVTKTFLALQRLTNELPQLYAVLQKHWHLDFPRVIAIDTALSKLGNDAGEDIIQEIDGKIAHYLTPRLENQQLPSAKHISQRVRELVNEFDDRVPVKDPRPQRRMVKDKLTANSSSLAVEAPHEEIQRAEDCVKATADALGITRAEAMLQVLSGDTPAKDAVTKLVLFSAKDIENAPAFLQGFGWVGPETVERLREGATIIDADVAAHAETASYQPTDAIRTFVEGRDGTCRWPGCSVPAQNCQLDHRHNFDEGGPTSPSNLFALCQHHHNIKTDTRAMYIVDPISDVVYWLFEDGSWVSDTAQDGPIGKGAKNWLQTFEQKIAARRKNARESAHELADAIDEYYKKRAEDDKREQDQRDIIDELWVDDVKLAQALLREGDFEGENPLHLNDNVFALLEAIHKMGLDLDINDGIAPWARIQKKLLEHERAENERRILEEAEKLAHELAEEIMKQKEKGNDETEKSEESEEPAKVPTNPGDPPF; encoded by the coding sequence ATGGCTGATAATTTTTATGCAGTTAACAACCTATCCCAACCTTTAGCCCAACTTTACACCGCCGCTCGCTACGCCGAATACGAAGCGTGGCTCAAGTTAATTCCTGAACTAGAAGAAGATTTCGAATTAGTTTCCGAACAGTGCGCCCGCCACTATGGGCAATCTGTCAAAGTAGTCACCAAAACTTTCCTCGCCCTACAACGTCTCACCAACGAATTGCCGCAGTTATACGCGGTGCTTCAAAAGCACTGGCATTTGGATTTCCCACGAGTTATCGCCATCGATACAGCCCTGTCGAAGCTCGGGAATGATGCAGGGGAGGACATCATCCAAGAGATAGACGGCAAGATTGCTCACTATCTCACTCCACGCCTAGAAAATCAGCAGCTCCCTTCGGCAAAACACATCAGCCAGCGAGTCCGAGAGCTTGTCAATGAGTTCGATGACCGCGTTCCGGTTAAAGACCCACGTCCGCAGCGCCGCATGGTTAAAGACAAGCTAACCGCTAACTCTTCCTCACTAGCGGTAGAAGCACCGCACGAGGAGATCCAAAGAGCCGAGGACTGCGTCAAAGCAACCGCCGATGCACTAGGCATTACCCGCGCGGAGGCCATGCTGCAAGTCCTCAGCGGCGACACCCCAGCCAAGGATGCAGTAACCAAGCTGGTGCTGTTTAGCGCAAAGGACATTGAGAACGCACCAGCCTTCCTGCAAGGATTCGGGTGGGTAGGTCCAGAGACCGTCGAAAGGCTGCGCGAGGGCGCAACCATCATCGACGCCGACGTAGCTGCTCACGCGGAAACCGCAAGCTACCAACCCACCGACGCCATTCGTACCTTCGTCGAGGGCCGCGATGGCACTTGCCGGTGGCCAGGCTGCTCGGTTCCTGCACAAAATTGCCAGCTGGACCATCGCCACAATTTTGATGAGGGTGGTCCGACCTCGCCGTCGAATCTGTTCGCCCTGTGCCAGCACCATCACAACATCAAGACTGATACTCGCGCGATGTATATCGTCGACCCCATCTCGGATGTCGTGTACTGGCTCTTCGAGGACGGCAGCTGGGTCTCAGACACAGCACAAGACGGACCTATCGGTAAAGGTGCGAAGAATTGGCTGCAGACTTTTGAACAGAAGATTGCAGCGCGGCGCAAGAATGCTCGGGAAAGTGCGCATGAACTTGCCGATGCCATCGATGAGTACTACAAAAAGCGCGCCGAAGATGACAAGCGTGAGCAAGACCAGCGCGACATTATCGACGAGTTATGGGTTGATGACGTGAAATTAGCTCAAGCATTACTGCGCGAAGGTGACTTTGAAGGAGAAAATCCGCTCCATTTGAATGACAATGTCTTCGCATTGCTCGAAGCAATCCACAAAATGGGCCTCGACCTCGATATTAATGACGGCATCGCGCCATGGGCACGGATTCAGAAGAAACTTCTGGAGCATGAACGCGCAGAAAACGAACGGCGGATTCTGGAAGAAGCCGAAAAGCTCGCGCACGAGCTTGCCGAAGAAATTATGAAGCAAAAAGAGAAAGGAAATGACGAGACCGAGAAGTCAGAAGAATCGGAGGAACCCGCCAAGGTTCCTACCAATCCTGGAGACCCACCGTTCTAG
- a CDS encoding MOSC domain-containing protein, which produces MNARVASTNIAVPRDNAAGTYSRTGIDKQPAESISVFAPGPNYGDGSGVTGDFIGDDQHHGGAHKAVYAFSREELDFWQDELGRKLVDGSFGENLTTHGIDLGGLVINQRVRIGTAVLEVSVPRTPCATFAAWLAENGWVKKFTARGDCGAYFRVISPGTITPNDELILEEAPSHGVTMAEAFAVKMGAKENLEKVVNAHCLPGHHHEQLARRLERAN; this is translated from the coding sequence ATGAACGCACGCGTTGCCTCCACCAATATTGCCGTCCCCCGCGACAATGCGGCTGGTACTTACAGCCGCACCGGGATCGATAAGCAGCCGGCCGAATCCATCTCTGTGTTCGCGCCCGGGCCCAACTACGGCGACGGCTCCGGCGTGACCGGAGATTTTATTGGCGATGACCAGCACCACGGCGGCGCACACAAAGCCGTGTATGCGTTCTCGCGCGAAGAGCTGGACTTTTGGCAGGATGAGCTAGGAAGAAAGCTTGTCGATGGCTCCTTTGGAGAAAACCTCACCACCCACGGCATCGACCTGGGTGGTCTTGTCATCAATCAGCGCGTTCGAATTGGAACCGCGGTTTTAGAGGTCTCAGTCCCCCGCACCCCGTGCGCGACTTTTGCCGCGTGGTTAGCAGAAAATGGGTGGGTGAAAAAGTTCACCGCACGCGGCGACTGCGGTGCTTATTTTCGAGTTATCTCCCCTGGCACCATCACCCCGAATGATGAGCTGATTCTTGAAGAAGCACCGAGCCACGGAGTCACCATGGCTGAAGCTTTCGCCGTGAAGATGGGCGCCAAAGAAAACCTAGAAAAAGTGGTGAATGCCCATTGTTTACCTGGGCATCACCACGAACAGCTTGCGCGCCGTTTAGAGCGGGCAAATTAG
- the hpaH gene encoding 2-oxo-hept-4-ene-1,7-dioate hydratase, which produces MLSQQQLEDIAKQLHEAENSRTMIPRLTATYPDMTVEDSYAVQGKWVERKVADGKRLVGRKIGLTSKVMQEATGITEPDYGAIFEDQIFENGSVIEHAQFSNVRIEVELAFVLKEDLSGPNATIFDVLRATEYVVPALEILSSRIEMEGRTIVDTISDNAALGAMVYGGNPVAPDAVDLRWVSALLYRNESIEDTGVAAAVLNHPAMGVAWLANKLHAHGESLKAGEIILAGSFTKPMWVHPGDTVNADYGELGAITCRFQ; this is translated from the coding sequence ATGCTATCTCAACAACAGCTAGAAGACATCGCTAAGCAACTGCATGAAGCGGAAAACAGCCGCACCATGATTCCGCGTTTGACCGCCACTTACCCCGATATGACCGTGGAGGATTCCTACGCGGTGCAGGGCAAGTGGGTTGAGCGAAAAGTCGCCGACGGCAAGCGCTTGGTTGGCCGAAAAATTGGCCTGACCTCTAAGGTCATGCAGGAAGCCACCGGCATTACCGAGCCGGATTATGGCGCGATTTTCGAAGACCAGATCTTTGAAAACGGCTCTGTCATCGAGCACGCACAGTTCTCGAATGTGCGCATCGAGGTCGAGCTGGCATTCGTGCTCAAGGAAGACCTGTCGGGCCCAAATGCCACCATCTTTGATGTGCTGCGCGCGACCGAATACGTCGTGCCTGCGCTCGAGATTCTGTCTTCGCGCATTGAGATGGAAGGCCGCACCATCGTCGATACCATCTCCGACAACGCCGCGCTTGGCGCCATGGTCTATGGCGGCAACCCCGTCGCACCGGACGCCGTGGATCTGCGGTGGGTCTCTGCCCTGCTCTACCGCAACGAATCCATCGAAGACACCGGCGTCGCCGCGGCCGTGCTCAACCACCCAGCGATGGGCGTTGCTTGGCTTGCCAATAAACTGCATGCCCATGGCGAGAGCCTCAAGGCGGGCGAAATCATCCTGGCTGGTTCATTTACCAAGCCAATGTGGGTTCACCCAGGCGATACCGTCAACGCCGACTACGGCGAGCTAGGAGCAATCACATGCCGTTTCCAGTAG
- a CDS encoding aldehyde dehydrogenase family protein yields the protein MSQFDTYDSLLNSIVAESGDEVKNPATGEVVGIAPAGTPEDMEQAIARARDAQKDWAKLGEEKRNELLLAAADAIEAAAEPLAELLSREQGKPLNGPNARFEVGACSAWLRATASFESPDHTVVEDGETTAKVFYRPLGVVGAIGPWNWPMMISVWQLAPALRMGNTVVMKPSEYTPLSVLALVKVINSVLPEGVLNIVTGDGKVGAALSTSQGIDKLMFTGSTETGRKIVESTAASLARVTLELGGNDAGIVLDDVNAKEIAEGLFWGAFINTGQTCAAMKRLYVPESIYDEVVDALVEVAKNMPMGVGLEEENVLGPLQNKQQFDIVDKLVKAAKDGGARVLVGGEPDYDQPGYFFPTTLVADIDNDNPLVAEEQFGPALPIIKYSTVDEAIEMANSLDVGLGSSVWSADRERALEVASQLEAGTTWINAHGNVDPRIPFGGTKNSGYGVEFGVEGLKGLAYPHVVNG from the coding sequence GTGTCTCAGTTCGATACCTACGATTCCCTACTCAATTCCATCGTTGCGGAATCTGGCGATGAAGTAAAAAACCCAGCCACCGGTGAGGTCGTCGGCATTGCGCCTGCTGGTACCCCAGAAGATATGGAACAAGCCATTGCGCGCGCCCGCGATGCGCAAAAGGACTGGGCCAAGCTGGGTGAGGAAAAGCGCAATGAGCTGCTGCTCGCCGCTGCTGATGCCATCGAAGCTGCCGCAGAACCCCTAGCGGAGCTGCTTTCTCGCGAACAGGGCAAGCCACTCAACGGCCCGAATGCCCGCTTCGAGGTCGGCGCATGCTCGGCGTGGCTGCGCGCTACTGCCTCCTTTGAATCCCCTGACCACACCGTTGTGGAAGACGGTGAGACCACCGCGAAGGTCTTCTACCGTCCGCTCGGCGTGGTTGGCGCAATTGGCCCATGGAACTGGCCAATGATGATTTCCGTATGGCAGCTGGCCCCAGCATTGCGCATGGGCAACACAGTTGTCATGAAGCCTTCCGAATACACTCCGCTGTCTGTTCTGGCGCTGGTCAAGGTCATCAACAGTGTCCTACCGGAAGGCGTGCTCAACATCGTTACTGGCGATGGCAAGGTGGGTGCAGCGCTATCGACGAGCCAGGGCATCGACAAGCTGATGTTCACCGGCTCTACCGAGACCGGCCGCAAGATTGTGGAATCCACCGCCGCTTCCCTTGCGCGCGTGACCTTGGAGCTCGGCGGCAACGACGCGGGCATTGTGCTTGACGATGTCAACGCTAAGGAAATCGCTGAAGGTTTATTCTGGGGCGCATTCATCAACACCGGTCAGACCTGTGCCGCAATGAAGCGTCTATACGTTCCGGAATCCATCTATGACGAGGTCGTGGACGCGCTCGTTGAGGTAGCCAAGAACATGCCGATGGGCGTGGGCCTGGAAGAAGAAAACGTGCTGGGGCCGCTGCAGAATAAGCAGCAGTTCGATATCGTCGACAAGCTGGTCAAGGCTGCTAAGGACGGCGGAGCACGCGTACTCGTCGGTGGTGAGCCTGACTACGACCAGCCGGGATACTTCTTCCCTACTACCCTGGTTGCTGATATCGACAACGACAACCCACTGGTTGCTGAGGAACAGTTCGGCCCAGCCCTGCCGATCATTAAGTACTCGACTGTCGATGAAGCCATCGAGATGGCCAACTCCCTCGATGTGGGTCTTGGTTCTTCAGTCTGGTCCGCTGACCGCGAGCGCGCCCTCGAGGTCGCATCGCAGCTCGAAGCCGGTACCACCTGGATCAATGCCCACGGCAACGTGGACCCGCGCATCCCATTCGGCGGTACCAAGAACTCCGGCTACGGCGTCGAGTTCGGTGTCGAAGGCCTCAAGGGGCTGGCCTACCCACACGTGGTGAACGGCTAA
- a CDS encoding helix-turn-helix domain-containing protein has translation MPQLPASHLDLNQWRIASDEAFGKLHINAHDPASFQVELKAATAGDVSLFDMRTGAHSVARRAGDIQDADISYCKLSLQLHGNSTLCQDGRECQLNPGDLALYITHRPYELQYLQDQHSLVVLFPHSYLHLTPVQIETITARPVSRDHGLGRVMVPLFEQLADNIEVLEGPHAGALLQSALNMLVAVFASELDSQPENLLFEQARKYIDKHLADANLGPQSIAQALFVSVRQLHMRFSAHKTTVGAYIRTRRLERIRADLANPLHTGDSIATISARYGLHDPSQVSRAFKAEFRESPSAFRTRVSRP, from the coding sequence ATGCCACAATTACCCGCCTCTCATCTGGATCTTAACCAGTGGCGCATTGCTTCAGACGAGGCTTTTGGCAAGCTGCATATCAACGCCCACGATCCCGCATCTTTCCAGGTAGAGCTAAAAGCTGCCACGGCAGGGGATGTGTCTCTATTTGATATGCGCACCGGCGCGCACTCTGTCGCCCGGCGCGCCGGCGACATTCAGGACGCGGATATTTCCTATTGCAAGCTAAGTTTGCAACTGCACGGCAATTCAACGCTGTGCCAAGATGGCCGCGAATGTCAGTTGAATCCGGGGGATTTGGCTCTGTATATCACCCACCGTCCGTATGAGCTGCAGTATTTACAAGACCAGCATTCGCTCGTCGTACTTTTTCCGCACAGCTATCTGCACCTCACCCCAGTTCAAATTGAGACAATCACAGCACGCCCAGTTTCCCGCGACCATGGCCTGGGCAGGGTCATGGTTCCGCTCTTTGAACAGCTCGCAGACAATATCGAAGTCCTTGAAGGCCCACACGCAGGTGCGCTATTGCAGTCAGCGCTGAATATGTTGGTGGCGGTATTCGCCTCTGAGCTGGATTCGCAGCCTGAGAATTTGTTATTTGAGCAGGCACGAAAGTACATCGACAAGCATCTTGCTGACGCCAATTTGGGCCCACAGTCTATCGCCCAGGCGCTGTTTGTCAGCGTGCGTCAGCTACACATGCGCTTTTCTGCGCATAAGACCACCGTGGGCGCCTATATTCGAACTAGGCGCTTAGAACGCATCCGCGCCGATTTAGCCAACCCCTTACACACAGGCGATTCCATCGCCACCATTTCCGCGCGCTACGGCCTTCATGACCCTTCGCAGGTTTCGCGCGCTTTCAAAGCAGAGTTCCGAGAGTCACCGAGCGCCTTTCGCACCCGCGTCTCGCGACCATAG
- a CDS encoding alkaline phosphatase, translating to MSSPSHSGRSNVHPGALNVLGQDDDGFSVMIEGGAIDWTGHANQSAREIEEMQDFNASVDAAIEWVETNSNWEETLLIVTADHETGYLSGMNEPEDGKWNVMAGDSSTLPTHEWYSGNHTNQVVPFFFKGAGSEDIMSQVKGTDPVRGDYIDNTDIAKLAKNAWWTDGSNTGGNDDDDKKPVASGSSNAFSGLAGAGIMAAVIGALVALAQSVGVVSIDTSAIDRLIRQFK from the coding sequence ATGTCGAGTCCATCACATTCAGGTCGCTCGAACGTCCACCCCGGCGCACTGAATGTCCTGGGCCAGGACGACGATGGTTTCTCCGTCATGATTGAAGGCGGCGCCATTGACTGGACTGGTCACGCTAACCAGTCCGCGCGTGAGATTGAAGAAATGCAGGACTTCAACGCTTCCGTTGACGCTGCCATCGAGTGGGTCGAGACCAACTCCAACTGGGAAGAAACCCTGTTGATTGTTACCGCTGACCACGAAACCGGCTACCTCTCCGGCATGAATGAGCCAGAAGACGGCAAGTGGAACGTCATGGCCGGTGACTCGTCTACCCTGCCGACTCACGAGTGGTACTCCGGTAACCACACCAACCAGGTTGTTCCTTTCTTCTTCAAGGGCGCGGGCTCTGAAGACATCATGAGCCAGGTCAAGGGCACCGACCCGGTGCGCGGTGACTACATTGACAACACTGACATCGCAAAGCTAGCGAAAAACGCCTGGTGGACCGACGGCAGCAACACCGGTGGCAACGACGATGACGACAAGAAGCCTGTTGCTTCTGGTTCCAGCAACGCTTTCTCTGGCCTTGCGGGCGCGGGCATCATGGCTGCTGTCATTGGCGCGCTGGTAGCACTCGCCCAATCCGTGGGCGTTGTCTCCATTGACACCTCCGCGATTGACCGTTTGATCCGCCAATTCAAGTAG
- a CDS encoding HpcH/HpaI aldolase family protein: MPFPVELPDNFAKRVTDSDSAQVGLFISSGSETNAEIAASAGFDWLLIDAEHSPYGLETVTSLLRTVAAYPATPVVRIPVNDTVLIKQYLDLGAQNLMVPMVHNAEQAEKAVAAMHYPPRGVRGIGAALARSSRFNGVDDYLNKASETVSLTVQVESAEAVENAAEIAAVDGVDAIFIGPSDLAASMGLLGQQQHPDVLAAVDTTFKAVRDAGKLVGINAFNLEQAQAYIDAGASFVCVGADVQQLASATRALVEKFKG, from the coding sequence ATGCCGTTTCCAGTAGAACTTCCAGACAATTTTGCCAAGCGCGTCACCGATTCGGACAGTGCGCAGGTAGGACTCTTCATCTCGTCGGGCTCGGAAACCAATGCAGAGATCGCCGCTTCCGCAGGCTTCGATTGGCTGCTTATCGATGCCGAGCACTCCCCTTACGGCCTTGAAACCGTCACCAGCTTGCTGCGCACTGTTGCGGCCTATCCTGCTACCCCAGTGGTACGGATTCCAGTCAACGACACCGTGCTGATCAAGCAGTACCTGGACTTGGGTGCGCAAAACCTCATGGTTCCGATGGTGCACAACGCCGAGCAAGCCGAAAAGGCAGTCGCCGCGATGCACTATCCACCCCGCGGAGTTCGCGGTATCGGTGCAGCACTGGCACGTTCCTCCCGGTTCAATGGCGTCGATGACTACCTGAACAAGGCGAGCGAGACCGTGAGCCTTACCGTCCAGGTCGAGTCTGCCGAAGCGGTAGAAAACGCCGCAGAAATCGCTGCCGTCGATGGCGTCGATGCTATCTTCATCGGCCCTTCCGACTTGGCTGCTTCCATGGGTCTTTTAGGCCAGCAACAGCACCCTGACGTGCTTGCTGCTGTGGATACGACCTTCAAGGCAGTCCGCGATGCCGGCAAGCTCGTTGGCATCAATGCCTTCAATCTCGAACAAGCCCAGGCCTATATCGATGCTGGCGCATCCTTTGTCTGCGTCGGCGCTGATGTTCAGCAGTTGGCGAGTGCTACCCGTGCCCTCGTGGAGAAGTTCAAGGGCTAG
- a CDS encoding maleylacetate reductase, with product MTQQFTYQALPMRVRFGVRAFDVITEELEHLGLKKVVVLCSPGRKELGQLLADALGASHLTTIPKAVMHVPQELAEDVIAEVENLGADGCVSIGGGSAIGLGKAVALELGLPTIAIPTTYAGSEMTTVWGSTAAGKKKTGRNEKVLPKSVIYDPSLSTGLPVDTSVTSGFNAIAHAVGALYAPDRSPIVSLMAEEGVRALTTALPAISANPESLQARSDALYGAWLCGACLGSTTMSLHHKICHALGGTLNLPHAETHTVMLPHVLAFNQPEIPTAVGALSRALGGTKNPAKRLWELATKLGAPVSLASLGMSYADIPRIARQVHEESYGNPREASLDDITRILFTAWTGEDIFPRSNMR from the coding sequence ATGACCCAGCAGTTCACCTACCAGGCACTTCCCATGCGCGTGCGCTTCGGCGTGCGGGCATTTGATGTCATCACAGAAGAGCTTGAACACCTTGGACTGAAAAAGGTTGTGGTGTTGTGTTCGCCGGGCCGGAAAGAACTGGGGCAGTTGCTTGCCGATGCCCTCGGCGCCTCCCATCTCACCACCATCCCCAAGGCAGTCATGCACGTGCCTCAAGAGCTAGCCGAGGATGTAATCGCCGAGGTTGAAAACTTAGGCGCTGATGGCTGCGTGAGCATCGGCGGTGGTTCTGCAATTGGACTGGGCAAAGCCGTGGCACTTGAGCTGGGATTGCCCACTATTGCCATTCCAACGACTTATGCCGGTTCAGAGATGACCACGGTCTGGGGGAGTACGGCTGCTGGCAAGAAGAAAACCGGCCGCAATGAGAAGGTCCTGCCTAAAAGTGTTATTTACGATCCCTCACTTAGCACGGGCCTGCCGGTAGATACCTCGGTAACCAGTGGATTCAACGCCATCGCGCACGCTGTGGGGGCACTCTACGCACCCGATCGCTCACCAATTGTTTCGCTCATGGCAGAAGAGGGCGTTCGCGCATTAACCACCGCCTTGCCCGCGATTTCGGCCAACCCAGAAAGCCTTCAGGCGCGTAGCGATGCCCTCTATGGCGCCTGGCTCTGCGGCGCTTGCCTAGGCTCCACTACGATGTCGCTCCACCACAAAATATGCCACGCTCTCGGCGGGACGCTCAACCTCCCACATGCGGAGACTCACACCGTGATGTTGCCGCATGTTCTAGCGTTTAACCAGCCAGAAATACCAACTGCTGTGGGGGCATTATCGCGTGCGCTCGGTGGCACGAAGAATCCCGCGAAACGACTGTGGGAGCTGGCTACCAAACTAGGAGCCCCTGTCTCCTTGGCATCGCTGGGAATGTCTTATGCAGATATCCCGCGTATCGCCCGCCAAGTACACGAGGAATCCTACGGAAACCCACGTGAAGCCTCCCTAGATGACATCACACGAATTCTATTTACCGCATGGACTGGCGAGGATATTTTCCCGCGCTCGAACATGAGATAA